Proteins co-encoded in one Desulfoplanes formicivorans genomic window:
- the rfbC gene encoding dTDP-4-dehydrorhamnose 3,5-epimerase produces the protein MEIIPTRFPGLWVIQPKVFQDHRGFFVETYNQRDFIAHGIYCDFVQDNHARSEQVGVLRGLHFQTPPAAQAKLVRVTRGSVYDVVVDVRKGSPTYGQWYGEKLSGKNFKQMLIPKGFAHGYVTLEPMTEFQYKVDGFYAPEHDGGLRWDDPDIGIPWPVDEPILSEKDTRLPLMKDFDSPFVYTPY, from the coding sequence ATGGAAATCATACCAACACGTTTTCCGGGATTGTGGGTCATCCAGCCCAAGGTATTTCAGGATCATCGGGGCTTTTTCGTGGAGACCTACAACCAGCGGGATTTTATCGCCCATGGTATTTACTGCGATTTTGTTCAGGACAACCATGCCCGGTCAGAACAGGTGGGAGTGCTTCGGGGCCTCCATTTTCAGACGCCTCCGGCAGCCCAGGCCAAACTGGTACGCGTGACCCGCGGCTCGGTTTATGATGTGGTTGTGGATGTTCGCAAGGGTTCTCCCACCTACGGCCAATGGTACGGTGAAAAGCTTTCCGGTAAAAATTTCAAGCAGATGCTCATACCCAAGGGCTTTGCCCACGGCTATGTCACCCTGGAGCCCATGACCGAGTTCCAGTACAAGGTGGATGGGTTTTATGCGCCGGAGCATGATGGTGGCCTGCGCTGGGACGATCCGGATATCGGCATCCCCTGGCCCGTTGATGAGCCCATTCTTTCGGAAAAGGATACGCGATTGCCCTTGATGAAGGACTTTGATTCCCCTTTTGTCTATACCCCCTACTGA
- a CDS encoding homoserine dehydrogenase translates to MNRPCINLAVAGFGTVGTGLAKAIRENAEWIGRRLGKTLRIHTVLVRDIHKNRSFIPDPDTAFTSDPETFLNTPDIDIVVELMGGTGLAHEIIARSLTMGRSVVTANKALLAEHGSELFALAARNHAGLYYEASVAGGIPIVQTLKESLAGNRIRNLLGILNGTANYILSEMTAKGLDFQDALAMAQAKGYAEADPTFDIQGIDAAHKLTLLIRLAHGQDYPFADLAVTGISQVQALDIALGGEFGYKLKLLAQVSHTSGKLLAGVFPAFIAKNHMLAKVEGPFNSILLEGNVVGPIMLYGQGAGDLPTGSAVLADIMALAKNPTTPNNTGFPEPVLPAADILDPMLSLSGHYFRFSVQDRPGVLSAIAGIMGNNAISIAQAVQKQTDDPAKGVSIVFLTHKALLRDVKKAMTEIDACDFIMAPTVHYRIV, encoded by the coding sequence TTGAATCGACCATGCATCAACCTGGCCGTCGCCGGTTTCGGCACCGTGGGTACGGGTCTTGCCAAAGCCATCCGGGAAAACGCCGAATGGATAGGTCGCCGATTGGGAAAAACCCTTCGCATCCACACGGTTCTTGTGAGGGATATCCACAAGAACCGCTCCTTTATCCCCGATCCGGACACCGCATTCACCAGCGATCCCGAAACGTTTCTGAACACGCCGGATATCGATATCGTGGTGGAGCTCATGGGCGGGACCGGTCTGGCCCATGAAATCATTGCCAGATCTCTGACCATGGGCCGCTCCGTGGTCACGGCCAACAAGGCTCTGCTGGCCGAACATGGCAGTGAACTCTTTGCCCTGGCCGCTCGCAACCATGCCGGCTTGTACTACGAGGCCAGTGTTGCCGGCGGCATTCCCATTGTCCAGACCCTCAAGGAAAGTCTGGCCGGGAACCGCATCAGGAATCTGCTGGGCATCCTCAACGGCACGGCCAACTACATCCTTTCGGAAATGACTGCCAAGGGCCTTGATTTTCAGGATGCCCTGGCCATGGCCCAGGCCAAGGGGTATGCCGAAGCCGATCCCACCTTCGACATCCAGGGCATTGACGCGGCCCACAAGCTGACCCTGCTCATCCGTCTGGCCCATGGTCAGGACTATCCCTTTGCCGATCTCGCTGTAACCGGTATCTCCCAGGTCCAGGCCCTGGACATCGCCCTGGGCGGAGAATTCGGATACAAGCTCAAACTTCTGGCCCAGGTTTCCCATACGTCGGGCAAACTTCTGGCAGGGGTGTTTCCCGCATTCATTGCCAAAAACCACATGCTCGCCAAGGTCGAAGGCCCCTTCAACTCCATCCTTCTGGAAGGCAATGTGGTGGGCCCCATCATGCTCTATGGCCAGGGCGCAGGGGATCTGCCAACAGGCAGCGCTGTCCTGGCCGATATCATGGCCCTGGCCAAGAACCCCACCACGCCCAATAATACGGGTTTCCCCGAACCGGTCCTGCCAGCGGCAGACATCCTCGACCCCATGCTCTCCCTGTCCGGCCATTATTTCCGGTTTTCGGTTCAGGACAGACCCGGCGTGCTCTCGGCCATTGCGGGCATCATGGGCAACAATGCCATCAGCATTGCCCAGGCGGTCCAGAAACAAACGGACGATCCGGCCAAGGGGGTCTCCATTGTCTTTTTGACCCACAAGGCCCTGCTCAGGGATGTCAAAAAG